In the genome of Acidimicrobiia bacterium, one region contains:
- a CDS encoding aspartate kinase produces MALVVQKYGGTSVGDADRIRAVAKRVAARRQAGDDVVVIVSAMGHTTDELVRLSGEVSPAHHPREMDMLLTAGERISMALLAMAIRDHGVEAMSLTGSQAGILTDTSHGHAKIRDIKAFRVEEGLAAGKVVIVAGFQGVSPDTKEITTLGRGGSDATAVAMAAALGADCCEIYTDVDGVFTADPRLVPEARKLDEISYEEMLELAGAGARVLMPRSVEFGKRFGVPIHVRSSFHDGPGTWVKEEAMEQAVVNGVAHDVSEAKITVRGVPDTPGVAAAVFGPLAEGGVSVDMIVQNVSSGGNADISFTIPRELIPLAVPIAESTAAALGAAGVDVDATIGRVSIVGSGMRAYPAVAAKMFSVLAAAGINIAMISTSPIRISCVIDEAAVEDAVRLLHAAFEPPVGTPG; encoded by the coding sequence ATGGCTCTCGTCGTGCAGAAGTACGGCGGCACCTCCGTGGGCGACGCCGATCGGATACGCGCCGTCGCCAAGCGGGTGGCGGCGCGCAGGCAGGCGGGCGACGACGTGGTCGTGATCGTCTCGGCGATGGGCCATACCACCGACGAACTGGTACGGCTCTCCGGCGAGGTGAGTCCCGCCCATCACCCACGGGAGATGGACATGCTGCTCACCGCCGGCGAACGGATCTCGATGGCGTTGCTCGCGATGGCGATCAGGGATCACGGGGTGGAGGCGATGAGCCTCACCGGGTCACAGGCCGGGATCCTCACCGACACCTCGCACGGCCACGCCAAGATTCGTGACATCAAGGCCTTTCGCGTCGAAGAGGGTCTGGCGGCGGGGAAGGTCGTCATCGTCGCCGGCTTCCAGGGCGTCTCGCCCGACACCAAGGAGATCACCACCCTGGGTCGAGGAGGCTCCGACGCCACCGCCGTGGCCATGGCGGCTGCCCTCGGCGCCGACTGCTGTGAGATCTACACCGATGTCGACGGCGTGTTCACAGCCGATCCCCGTCTCGTCCCGGAGGCCCGCAAGCTGGACGAGATCTCCTATGAGGAGATGCTGGAGCTCGCCGGGGCGGGAGCGCGGGTCCTGATGCCGAGGTCCGTAGAGTTCGGCAAGCGGTTTGGAGTCCCCATCCACGTGCGGTCGTCGTTCCATGACGGTCCGGGGACCTGGGTCAAGGAGGAGGCGATGGAGCAGGCGGTGGTGAACGGCGTTGCCCACGACGTCTCCGAGGCCAAGATCACGGTTCGCGGGGTACCCGACACCCCCGGGGTGGCGGCAGCCGTGTTCGGGCCGCTGGCCGAGGGTGGCGTCTCGGTGGACATGATCGTGCAGAACGTCTCCAGTGGCGGAAACGCCGACATCTCGTTCACCATCCCCAGGGAGCTGATTCCGCTGGCGGTCCCCATCGCCGAGTCCACCGCCGCCGCGCTTGGGGCCGCCGGCGTCGACGTGGACGCCACCATCGGCCGGGTCTCGATCGTGGGAAGCGGGATGCGTGCCTATCCGGCGGTCGCCGCCAAGATGTTCTCCGTGCTCGCCGCCGCCGGGATCAACATCGCCATGATCTCCACCTCACCCATCAGGATCTCCTGCGTGATCGACGAGGCGGCGGTGGAAGACGCCGTTCGCTTGTTGCACGCCGCCTTCGAACCCCCCGTCGGGACCCCCGGGTGA
- a CDS encoding NfeD family protein, which yields MRLLVVMLFGALLLSPSASAQDAEMAVDVVVVSGPIDARTVRYVEAAIGDTDAALVVLQLDAAAVFADIDSLTALVADADVPVAVWAGPAPGTVRGDALRLLAVAPIRGAAPGVVLGPATSVAAGDDAPGTGRLPVEVLEDGVVVDGTIPGLVEFVEPSIGQFLVGLDGVEVVVNGAPVVLDTAVEELVDGVPSLRPAGTVRFVEEGVLDRVLHTALRPEAAFFFLLAGLALATFEFYAVGPGFAAGVAVLFTLEAGYGLAVLPVWWPALALIAVGVGLFVWEFQRNGFGWRTILGAGALMWAGLGFTAGADGITPSWWVVSLTVLGTTTFFGFALTAAARARFSTQTVGREHLIGRTGVAVGAIAPMGEVSLDGSHWRARSTRRSGIDPGDEVVIVGIDGIVLEVDPAPQS from the coding sequence ATGCGCCTCCTCGTCGTCATGCTGTTCGGCGCCCTGCTGCTCTCGCCCAGCGCTTCGGCCCAGGACGCCGAGATGGCGGTGGACGTGGTGGTGGTCTCCGGTCCGATCGATGCCCGCACCGTGCGGTATGTGGAGGCGGCGATCGGGGACACCGACGCTGCCCTGGTCGTCCTGCAGTTGGACGCCGCCGCCGTCTTCGCCGACATCGACTCCCTGACGGCGCTTGTCGCCGATGCCGACGTTCCCGTCGCCGTCTGGGCCGGCCCCGCACCGGGGACCGTGCGTGGCGACGCCCTGCGCCTCCTGGCGGTGGCGCCGATCCGGGGCGCTGCGCCCGGAGTCGTGCTCGGGCCGGCGACTTCGGTGGCCGCGGGTGACGATGCGCCCGGCACCGGCCGTCTGCCGGTCGAGGTGCTCGAGGACGGAGTCGTCGTCGACGGGACCATCCCTGGGCTGGTCGAGTTCGTGGAACCGTCGATCGGTCAGTTCCTGGTCGGCCTCGACGGCGTAGAGGTCGTCGTCAACGGGGCACCCGTCGTACTCGACACCGCCGTCGAGGAACTCGTTGACGGCGTACCTTCACTGAGGCCTGCCGGCACCGTTCGGTTCGTCGAGGAGGGGGTCCTGGATCGGGTGCTGCACACGGCTTTGCGGCCCGAGGCGGCATTCTTCTTCCTGCTCGCCGGTCTGGCTCTCGCCACCTTCGAGTTCTACGCCGTGGGGCCCGGGTTCGCCGCCGGGGTGGCAGTGTTGTTCACTCTCGAGGCCGGGTACGGACTGGCGGTGTTGCCGGTGTGGTGGCCTGCCCTCGCCCTGATCGCCGTCGGTGTGGGTCTGTTCGTCTGGGAGTTCCAGCGCAATGGCTTCGGTTGGCGAACGATCCTGGGAGCCGGAGCGCTCATGTGGGCCGGTCTCGGATTCACCGCCGGTGCGGATGGGATCACCCCTTCATGGTGGGTCGTGTCCCTCACCGTCTTGGGAACGACGACGTTCTTCGGCTTCGCCCTGACGGCGGCGGCACGGGCGCGCTTCTCCACCCAGACGGTGGGGCGGGAGCATCTGATCGGTCGAACCGGCGTCGCCGTCGGTGCCATCGCACCCATGGGAGAGGTGAGCCTGGATGGTTCTCATTGGCGGGCCCGCTCGACCAGGCGCTCGGGTATCGACCCGGGCGATGAGGTCGTGATCGTGGGCATCGACGGGATCGTGCTCGAGGTGGATCCGGCCCCTCAGTCGTGA
- a CDS encoding WhiB family transcriptional regulator, with protein MGDAIAAADRSWQGKGLCRGNHAYLFFPPSTVERKEDRERREHKAKAICGVCPVTSECMEFALEIREPYGIWGGLTETERRQVASRRAAAVGVGADLRYGG; from the coding sequence GTGGGCGACGCGATCGCTGCCGCCGATCGGTCCTGGCAGGGCAAGGGTCTGTGTCGGGGCAACCACGCCTACCTGTTCTTTCCTCCGAGTACCGTCGAGCGCAAAGAGGACCGTGAGAGGCGGGAGCACAAGGCCAAGGCGATCTGTGGCGTGTGTCCGGTGACTTCCGAGTGCATGGAGTTCGCACTGGAGATTCGTGAGCCCTACGGCATCTGGGGCGGGCTCACGGAGACTGAGCGGCGCCAGGTGGCGAGTCGGCGGGCGGCGGCGGTAGGAGTCGGCGCAGATCTCCGCTACGGCGGGTGA
- a CDS encoding PHP domain-containing protein, translating into MPIDLHVHSLYSDGTHPPARLVDAAVTVGLSAMALTDHDLFDGIPEAEAAAEGRLELVPGIELSVKWGDRKMHLLGLWVGPGSALDEHLDEVRRFRSMRNVAMIEALAAMGYPITVDEVADRAEKGVIGRPHMADVLVEKGLFSTNAEVFEALLGDGAPAYRDRERWSLRRAVDLIVESGGVAVAAHPHTVADDADGFRSAFAAFAEAGIAGVECWYGEYPPAQRVAMAAMAERHGLVPSGGSDHHGGRRKPGLEVGVGRGDLVVPDEVLDRLKERRPE; encoded by the coding sequence GTGCCGATAGACCTCCACGTCCACTCGCTCTACTCGGACGGAACCCACCCACCGGCACGGCTGGTGGACGCCGCAGTAACGGTGGGCCTGAGTGCCATGGCACTCACCGATCACGACCTGTTCGATGGGATCCCCGAGGCCGAGGCCGCCGCCGAAGGAAGGCTCGAGCTGGTGCCGGGCATCGAGCTGTCGGTGAAGTGGGGCGATCGCAAGATGCACCTCCTCGGGCTCTGGGTGGGCCCCGGCTCGGCACTGGACGAGCACCTCGACGAAGTGCGTCGCTTCCGCAGCATGCGCAACGTGGCCATGATCGAAGCCCTGGCCGCCATGGGTTACCCGATCACGGTGGACGAGGTTGCAGATCGGGCGGAAAAGGGGGTGATCGGACGCCCCCACATGGCCGACGTCCTCGTCGAGAAGGGCCTCTTCTCCACCAACGCAGAGGTGTTCGAGGCACTGCTGGGTGACGGCGCCCCCGCCTACCGCGACCGGGAGCGCTGGTCGCTGCGACGGGCGGTCGACCTGATCGTCGAGTCCGGGGGAGTCGCCGTCGCCGCCCACCCCCACACCGTGGCGGACGACGCCGACGGGTTCCGATCGGCGTTCGCCGCCTTCGCCGAGGCCGGAATCGCAGGGGTGGAGTGCTGGTACGGGGAGTACCCCCCGGCCCAGCGCGTCGCCATGGCGGCCATGGCCGAGCGACACGGCCTGGTGCCCAGCGGGGGCAGCGACCACCACGGCGGCCGGCGCAAGCCGGGTCTGGAGGTAGGCGTGGGGCGAGGCGACCTGGTGGTTCCCGACGAGGTGCTCGACCGCTTGAAGGAGCGGCGGCCAGAATGA
- a CDS encoding HAMP domain-containing sensor histidine kinase — protein MATREHPFRRLGAAVDYSSLRPLFQRIRIVGAGLLALVAVFAQTSGAPHAWIAAAAASVSLLHALLRGRRAGSITESLVIDAAVIAFAVGLDDRLHVVLVAAAAYLITASVTFAGVRSLLASIGTLVTALLARQLFDIPEAGPAASEAGPEIWGAVLIFLAGMMLSLSAAAAAVAAARHRQEDAVAAERRASDMKNEFVSMVTHELRTPLTNIAGFAMTLSDTWRDLDPAEAEEFLQIIVTESEHLSKLVDDVLAIPRLEAGRLLVDITAFPLQPAAYRIADLLFPAGGERSATVSIGGSVWVNADPNRVEQVLRNLLENARKYGGDRVSVEAERREDQWLVVVADDGPGVPIEYRERIFGRFEQVPSGHTRLASGFGLGLSVVKHLVEAMGGEVWYEPGFPIGARFCFTLPAADERAAAEVN, from the coding sequence GTGGCCACACGGGAACATCCGTTCAGGCGTCTCGGCGCTGCCGTCGACTACTCCTCGCTGCGCCCGCTGTTCCAGCGGATTCGCATCGTCGGGGCGGGGCTGCTGGCGCTCGTCGCCGTCTTCGCCCAGACCTCGGGTGCCCCCCACGCCTGGATTGCAGCGGCAGCCGCCTCGGTCTCGCTACTCCACGCCCTTCTCAGAGGGCGTCGCGCCGGGTCGATCACCGAATCACTGGTCATCGATGCCGCCGTGATCGCGTTCGCCGTAGGGCTCGACGACCGCCTGCACGTGGTGCTCGTCGCCGCCGCCGCCTATCTGATCACCGCATCGGTGACCTTCGCCGGAGTGCGTTCCCTGCTTGCCTCAATCGGCACGCTCGTCACAGCCCTGTTGGCCCGTCAACTCTTCGACATCCCCGAGGCGGGTCCCGCCGCTTCCGAGGCCGGGCCCGAGATCTGGGGTGCTGTCCTCATCTTCCTGGCCGGCATGATGCTCTCCCTGTCGGCGGCGGCGGCGGCGGTGGCGGCAGCACGACACCGCCAGGAGGATGCTGTGGCTGCGGAACGCCGCGCCTCGGACATGAAGAACGAGTTCGTGTCGATGGTCACCCACGAACTGCGCACCCCACTCACCAACATCGCAGGTTTCGCCATGACGCTCAGCGACACCTGGCGGGACCTGGACCCGGCCGAAGCGGAGGAGTTCCTACAGATCATCGTCACCGAGTCCGAGCACCTCAGCAAGCTGGTGGACGACGTGCTCGCCATCCCACGTCTGGAGGCGGGACGGCTCCTGGTCGACATCACCGCCTTCCCGCTGCAGCCTGCCGCCTACCGGATCGCCGACCTGCTCTTCCCGGCGGGAGGCGAACGATCGGCGACCGTGTCGATCGGAGGCAGCGTCTGGGTGAACGCCGATCCCAACCGTGTCGAACAGGTGCTGAGAAACCTCCTGGAGAACGCTCGCAAGTACGGTGGCGATCGGGTGTCCGTCGAGGCCGAACGGCGCGAAGACCAGTGGCTGGTCGTGGTCGCCGACGACGGTCCCGGCGTCCCGATCGAGTACCGAGAGCGCATCTTCGGGCGGTTCGAGCAGGTTCCGAGCGGTCACACCCGCCTGGCCTCGGGGTTCGGGCTGGGACTGTCCGTGGTGAAGCACCTCGTGGAGGCGATGGGTGGCGAGGTCTGGTACGAGCCCGGGTTTCCCATCGGTGCCCGGTTCTGCTTCACGCTCCCCGCAGCCGACGAACGCGCCGCCGCCGAGGTCAACTAG
- a CDS encoding hemolysin family protein: MTGLQTTYLVVLAACVVLSGFFSGSETALISVPRERVHKLRDGDRRARLVEGLLAEPDRMLSTLLVANNFVNILAASVATVLFVDLLGEDWGPWVATGSLTAVILVFGEITPKTLATRYPERYALMVAPFIFGLSRLIAPVSRFFLAVARGLLRLFRAGPGQARNAVTEDDIRAMASLGERTGDIATPEREMIHSVFGLADRTARDVMTPRTEIHALQSPVTIDAVRAAVAATGHSRFPVIKDDLDHMVGVLYVKDLIGLSANPSASEIHRVIRQPVYVPESNSVLDLLGQMRDHRLTLTVVTDEHGGIEGVITMKDLVSELIGELQDEYDEDEPGVVAVGPGEWFIDGRTPIADASEAIGIQLPQGEYTTVAGLILDRMGSIPSVGDLVEVSDLTLEIAVMDRHRIDRVRVVRSR; the protein is encoded by the coding sequence TTGACAGGTCTGCAAACGACCTACCTGGTGGTGCTGGCCGCATGCGTGGTCCTCTCCGGGTTCTTCTCGGGGTCGGAGACCGCTCTCATCTCGGTGCCGCGCGAACGGGTGCACAAGCTTCGCGACGGGGACCGACGAGCCCGCCTGGTCGAAGGCCTGCTCGCCGAACCAGACCGGATGCTGAGCACGCTGCTGGTGGCGAACAACTTCGTGAACATCCTCGCCGCCTCGGTTGCCACGGTCTTGTTCGTGGACCTACTCGGCGAGGACTGGGGGCCGTGGGTGGCCACCGGGTCCCTCACCGCCGTGATCCTGGTGTTCGGGGAGATCACTCCCAAGACCCTCGCCACCAGGTACCCCGAGCGCTACGCCCTGATGGTGGCGCCGTTCATCTTCGGGCTCTCGAGGCTGATCGCCCCGGTGAGCCGGTTCTTCCTGGCCGTCGCCCGCGGCCTGCTGCGCCTGTTTCGGGCTGGTCCCGGCCAGGCGCGCAACGCCGTCACCGAGGACGACATCCGGGCCATGGCTTCGCTCGGCGAGCGGACCGGAGACATCGCGACGCCCGAGAGGGAGATGATCCACTCCGTCTTCGGGTTGGCCGATCGAACCGCGCGGGACGTGATGACGCCGCGCACCGAGATCCACGCCCTGCAGTCGCCGGTCACCATCGATGCCGTGAGAGCCGCAGTCGCCGCCACCGGGCACAGCCGCTTTCCGGTGATCAAGGACGACCTCGATCACATGGTCGGGGTTCTCTATGTGAAGGATCTGATCGGGTTGTCGGCCAACCCGTCGGCCAGCGAGATCCACCGGGTGATCAGGCAGCCGGTGTACGTGCCCGAGTCGAACTCGGTTCTCGACCTGTTGGGCCAGATGCGCGATCACCGCCTCACGCTCACCGTCGTCACCGACGAGCACGGGGGGATCGAGGGAGTCATAACCATGAAGGATCTGGTCTCGGAGCTGATCGGCGAGCTCCAGGACGAGTACGACGAGGACGAGCCGGGGGTGGTGGCGGTGGGGCCCGGCGAGTGGTTCATCGATGGGAGGACGCCGATCGCCGACGCCTCCGAGGCGATCGGAATCCAGCTGCCCCAGGGCGAATACACGACCGTGGCGGGCCTCATCCTCGACCGGATGGGGAGCATCCCTTCGGTGGGCGATCTGGTGGAGGTATCCGACCTGACCCTCGAGATCGCAGTCATGGATCGGCACCGCATCGACCGAGTTCGGGTGGTGCGCTCACGCTGA
- a CDS encoding aspartate-semialdehyde dehydrogenase, translating into MSSRVAVVGATGAVGREMLATLERRSFPVGDLRLFASGRSAGSVVATAWGDVVVEDLAGADPSGIDLALFSAGGDRSREHAPRFAAAGAVVIDNSSAWRSDPRVPLVVVGVNDATAHTHSGIVANPNCTTMIMLMALAPLHRAAGVTEVVATSYQAVSGSGHKGVETLESEAAHFAAEPDRLRTGDWVEPPPGFYPRPIGWNVIPFAGAAADGGYTDEEMKLVFETRKILAAPDVLVEPTCVRVPVVTGHGVAVTAWFRRPLEPSEAGGLIAAAPGVASWNDRIPTPLDAAGRDEVLVGRVRATVGRPGGISLWAVGDNLRKGAALNAVQIAEVLAEG; encoded by the coding sequence GTGAGCAGCCGCGTAGCCGTCGTCGGCGCCACCGGGGCGGTGGGTCGCGAGATGCTGGCCACCCTCGAGCGTCGCTCGTTTCCGGTCGGCGACCTGCGGCTGTTCGCATCGGGTCGTTCCGCCGGGTCGGTGGTTGCCACCGCCTGGGGCGACGTGGTGGTGGAGGACCTCGCCGGGGCGGACCCGTCCGGGATCGACCTGGCCCTCTTCTCGGCAGGAGGCGACCGGTCGCGGGAGCACGCTCCCCGGTTCGCAGCGGCGGGGGCGGTGGTGATCGACAACTCCTCGGCGTGGCGAAGCGATCCCCGGGTGCCTCTGGTGGTGGTCGGGGTGAACGACGCCACGGCGCACACCCACTCCGGGATCGTGGCCAACCCCAACTGCACCACGATGATCATGCTGATGGCTCTTGCCCCCCTGCACCGGGCGGCCGGCGTCACCGAGGTGGTGGCCACCTCGTATCAGGCGGTGTCGGGGTCGGGGCACAAGGGTGTCGAGACCCTGGAGAGTGAAGCCGCCCACTTCGCCGCCGAGCCCGACCGGCTGCGAACCGGGGACTGGGTGGAACCCCCGCCCGGGTTCTATCCCCGTCCCATCGGCTGGAACGTGATCCCCTTCGCCGGCGCCGCCGCCGACGGCGGCTACACCGACGAGGAGATGAAGCTGGTCTTCGAGACGCGAAAGATCCTCGCCGCCCCGGATGTCCTGGTGGAACCGACCTGTGTCCGGGTGCCGGTGGTGACCGGGCACGGGGTGGCCGTCACCGCCTGGTTCAGGCGTCCCCTGGAGCCTTCGGAAGCCGGTGGCCTCATCGCCGCTGCCCCGGGGGTCGCGTCGTGGAACGATCGCATTCCGACCCCGCTCGACGCCGCCGGCCGCGACGAGGTCCTGGTCGGCAGGGTCCGGGCGACGGTGGGCCGGCCGGGTGGGATCTCGCTGTGGGCGGTGGGCGACAACCTGCGAAAAGGGGCCGCCCTCAACGCCGTGCAGATCGCAGAGGTGCTGGCGGAAGGATGA
- a CDS encoding response regulator produces the protein MTDILVVADEPWVVTDVAAALGDGRFRIAAQADPRSAAATVEDTSPDAVLVDMQVGSMGGMAVTRAIRDAFAGKDQQPPPVILLLDRDADAFLAGRSGAEGWIRKPFGAADLRHAIDQVLR, from the coding sequence ATGACCGACATCCTGGTGGTTGCCGACGAGCCGTGGGTGGTCACCGACGTCGCGGCCGCCCTCGGCGACGGGCGCTTCCGGATCGCCGCTCAGGCTGATCCTCGCTCGGCTGCGGCAACGGTCGAAGACACCTCTCCGGACGCCGTCCTCGTCGACATGCAGGTCGGCTCGATGGGAGGGATGGCCGTGACCAGGGCGATCCGTGACGCCTTTGCCGGCAAGGACCAGCAGCCGCCGCCGGTGATCCTTCTGCTCGATCGCGATGCCGACGCCTTCCTGGCAGGGCGATCTGGCGCCGAGGGCTGGATTCGCAAGCCTTTCGGGGCCGCCGACCTCCGTCACGCCATCGACCAGGTGCTCCGATGA
- a CDS encoding polysaccharide pyruvyl transferase family protein yields MTTPALARGPVPTRLHDAILLGASGGNTGDDLIRTACLRFLRAAGLDIWNSDGTLETAAVAGDLEAVGEALERFPGLVVFSGGGNIGIYAESERLRQAVIGHAAAARAFLVMPQSARAPEPALVDGRVTVWARDRVSERLLARAGVRTALVPDAAFFATDLIPRAHGGEQSLWILRTPGSCLERVDHALTPNGVQHDVTLEEDLEGVVARIAPFRSVVSDRLHGAVVAAMMGKPTALLPVSYHKNRSFYQTWLTEDPGVAFVRSEGDLQRFARLDVSPQTDFRRLFLTRAAPALRDLLRRTTPQE; encoded by the coding sequence GTGACCACTCCCGCCCTTGCGAGAGGACCGGTCCCGACCAGGCTTCACGATGCCATCCTGCTGGGGGCGTCCGGAGGCAACACGGGTGACGATCTCATCCGGACCGCCTGCCTGCGATTCCTCAGAGCCGCCGGACTCGACATCTGGAACTCAGACGGCACCCTCGAGACGGCGGCGGTGGCTGGCGACCTGGAGGCGGTGGGCGAGGCCCTGGAGCGCTTCCCTGGCCTGGTGGTGTTCAGTGGCGGCGGGAACATCGGCATTTACGCGGAGAGCGAACGCCTCCGGCAGGCGGTCATAGGGCACGCCGCAGCGGCACGAGCATTCCTGGTGATGCCGCAGTCGGCAAGAGCCCCGGAGCCGGCACTGGTGGATGGGAGGGTGACAGTGTGGGCGCGCGACCGCGTCTCGGAGCGCCTGCTGGCCAGAGCGGGAGTGCGGACGGCACTGGTGCCGGATGCTGCATTCTTCGCCACCGATCTGATCCCGAGAGCCCATGGCGGAGAGCAGAGTCTCTGGATTCTGCGCACGCCGGGGTCCTGTCTGGAACGCGTCGACCACGCATTGACTCCGAATGGAGTCCAACACGACGTCACCCTCGAAGAGGACCTCGAAGGTGTTGTGGCTCGGATCGCTCCTTTTCGAAGTGTCGTCAGCGACCGGCTTCACGGAGCAGTCGTGGCGGCGATGATGGGAAAACCGACAGCACTGCTTCCGGTGAGCTACCACAAGAACCGGTCCTTCTACCAGACCTGGCTCACCGAAGATCCGGGTGTCGCCTTCGTACGTTCAGAAGGCGACCTACAACGGTTCGCCAGGCTGGACGTCTCGCCCCAGACCGACTTCCGCCGCCTCTTCCTCACTCGGGCCGCACCGGCACTACGCGACCTCCTCAGGCGCACTACTCCCCAGGAGTAA
- a CDS encoding peptidylprolyl isomerase, whose product MKTRAALIAFALAIVACGDDAPTVDTPEYRAFRDQPTACGAERPEPARQMSFTAPEALGLTGTVAVTLETSCGEIELLLDSDLAPATVNSFVFLAEQGYFDGTAAHRILPGFVIQAGDPTASGMGDPGYRLPDELPEEGFVYGAGVVAMANAGPGTSGSQFFIVLGDTDLPAAYSVFGSVVGGFEVIDEIARLPLGFRPGSAEPSYPMQTLYLERVTVDR is encoded by the coding sequence GTGAAGACCAGAGCCGCCCTCATCGCATTCGCCTTGGCGATCGTCGCCTGCGGCGACGACGCCCCCACCGTCGACACCCCCGAGTATCGGGCGTTTCGCGACCAGCCCACCGCCTGCGGGGCCGAGAGACCGGAACCGGCACGCCAGATGTCCTTCACCGCACCCGAAGCGCTGGGCCTCACCGGCACCGTGGCGGTGACCCTGGAGACCTCCTGCGGTGAGATCGAGCTGCTGCTCGACTCCGACCTGGCGCCGGCGACGGTCAACTCGTTCGTGTTCCTCGCCGAGCAGGGCTACTTCGACGGAACCGCCGCCCACCGCATCCTGCCCGGCTTCGTCATCCAGGCCGGGGATCCCACAGCATCAGGGATGGGCGACCCCGGCTACCGGCTGCCCGACGAGCTGCCCGAAGAGGGCTTCGTCTACGGTGCCGGAGTGGTGGCGATGGCCAACGCCGGGCCGGGAACTTCCGGAAGCCAGTTCTTCATCGTCCTCGGCGACACCGACCTCCCCGCCGCCTACTCGGTTTTCGGCAGCGTGGTCGGCGGCTTCGAGGTCATCGACGAGATCGCCCGGCTACCGCTCGGGTTCCGACCCGGCTCCGCCGAACCGTCATATCCGATGCAGACGCTGTACCTGGAGCGGGTGACGGTGGATCGTTGA